The Ferrimicrobium acidiphilum DSM 19497 genome has a segment encoding these proteins:
- a CDS encoding ATP-binding protein produces the protein MTNQTIEALGRLRLEGMIDPLEQQSRSSEFLTLGFDERLSHLVTAEISYRDERRMERLLRAAKLRSGASIESLDFRASRGLDRSQVLSLASANWVRNHDQVAVFGPTGVGKTYVACALGHAAIRQGHSALYLRYPRMLEELGIARGDSETGTSHECLVQGGGVDT, from the coding sequence ATGACCAATCAGACCATTGAAGCCTTAGGGCGTCTCCGACTCGAAGGAATGATCGACCCTCTAGAACAACAGTCGCGTTCATCTGAGTTTCTCACCCTGGGATTTGACGAACGCCTTAGCCATCTCGTGACTGCCGAGATCAGCTACCGAGATGAGCGTCGGATGGAACGACTCTTGCGGGCAGCCAAGTTACGCTCCGGGGCAAGCATAGAGTCCCTTGACTTTCGAGCCTCACGGGGTCTTGACCGTTCCCAGGTGCTGTCCTTGGCAAGCGCGAACTGGGTACGCAACCACGACCAAGTAGCCGTTTTTGGACCCACGGGAGTGGGTAAGACCTATGTGGCGTGTGCCCTTGGGCATGCGGCCATCCGTCAGGGGCACTCGGCTCTCTATCTGCGGTATCCGCGAATGCTCGAAGAGCTTGGCATCGCCCGCGGTGATTCCGAGACTGGCACGTCTCATGAATGCCTGGTCCAAGGTGGAGGTGTTGATACTTGA
- a CDS encoding ATP-binding protein, with the protein MLILDDFLIRPINPDAASDTLEVIEDRHGLRSTILTSQLPVANWYASIGDPTIADALLDRLTTNLHRIELNGESMRKVTQPPEAQG; encoded by the coding sequence GTGTTGATACTTGATGACTTTCTCATTCGACCCATCAACCCAGATGCTGCCAGTGACACCTTAGAGGTGATCGAGGATCGTCATGGACTTCGCTCAACGATCCTTACCTCACAACTCCCAGTTGCCAACTGGTACGCAAGCATTGGTGACCCGACGATCGCTGACGCTCTTCTTGACCGCTTAACAACGAACCTTCACCGCATCGAACTCAACGGAGAATCGATGCGCAAGGTAACCCAACCACCCGAAGCAC